One Vigna unguiculata cultivar IT97K-499-35 chromosome 11, ASM411807v1, whole genome shotgun sequence DNA window includes the following coding sequences:
- the LOC114169910 gene encoding 30S ribosomal protein S31, chloroplastic-like produces the protein MASLLLASPPPLFTQFHTSTSHLSFSHSQTLFSPLSTPFPSLSASATSTLSPTPSVYCGRGDRKTAKGKRFAHSFGNARPKDKKKGRGPPRIYAPPAPSKKDRFEDNEVVKIEIDESLFSG, from the exons ATGGCGTCACTGCTCCTAGCATCACCTCCTCCACTTTTCACTCAATTTCACACTTCCACCTCTCACCTTTCCTTCTCTCACTCCCAAACTCTCTTCTCACCACTCTCCACTCCTTTCCCTTCCCTCTCAGCCTCTGCAACCTCCACACTCTCCCCAACCCCTTCTG TGTACTGTGGCAGAGGGGACAGGAAAACTGCAAAGGGAAAGCGCTTCGCTCATTCGTTTGGGAAT GCGAGGCCAAAGGACAAGAAGAAGGGTAGAGGGCCACCGAGGATTTATGCTCCACCTGCACCTTCCAAGAAAGATAGGTTCGAAGATAATGAGGTGGTGAAGATTGAAATTGACGAGTCCCTCTTTTCTGGCTGA